In Lapillicoccus jejuensis, the DNA window CTACCCCGGCGACTGGCGGGTCACGGTCGCGGACCACGTCCGGGCCGGTGACCGCGCCGTGGTCCGGTGCGTCGTCACCGACGGCCGGGAGACGTACGGCGTCGCGACCTTCGCCCGGGTCGGGGTCGACGGCCGCATCCTCGAGGTGGTGGAGGTGTGGACCGACGCCGCCCGCCCCGCGGGGTCCTGAGCGGCGCTCCCACCGGAGCGCGGCAGACTGCGGACCATGCCCCGCTCCCGCGCCAAGGCCGCCGCCCGTCCGAAGGCCGCTCCGGAGGCCCTGCTCCTCGCGAGCGCCGCGGGCAAGTCCGTCGACGGGGCGCACCTGGTCCGCCCGACGACGGTGTCCGTGGCGGCCGGCCGCTGCACGGTGCTGCGCGGCGAGAACGGCTCGGGCAAGACGACCCTCCTGCGCCTGCTGGCCGGGACCACGGCGCCCAGCACGGGGACCGTCACCCTCGAGGGGCGCACGGTCGACGAGCGCGACCCCGTGTGCCGGGCGGCGATCGCGGCGCTGCTGGGGGCGCCGACGTCGTACCGCGACCTCACCCTCGTCGACCACCTCGTCCTCGTCGACGCCACCTGGGGTCGGGGCGACGGGGCGCAGGAGCGCGCCGAGGCGATGCTGGCGACGCTCGAGATCGGTCACCTCGAGGACCGGTTCCCGCACGAGCTGTCCTCCGGGCAGCAGCAGCTGTTCCACCTCGCGCTCACCCTCGTCCGGCCCGCCCGGGTGCTGCTGCTCGACGAGCCCGAGCAGCGACTCGACACGCACAAGCGCGACCTGCTCGGCCGGCTGCTCGGGCAGCGCAAGGCGGAGGGGACGGCGCTGGTCATCGCCTCGCACGACCCGCAGCTCATCGAGGCCGTCGCCGACGACGTCGTCGACGTGGTGCCCGCGTGAGCGGCGAGGACCGGGCCCGGCTCGCCGACGCCCGCCGGGTCGTCACGGGCGACCGCCAGGGCGAGGGGAACGCCGTCTACGCCGTCTACGTCGCGGTCATCGCGGCGGGCGCGTACGGCGTCCCCGCCTCGCAGCAGCTCTTCCGCTTCCTCGACGCGCGGTGGCTGGCCGAGCACCTCGGCGGCGTCCGCGGTCCCGTCGTCGGCGTCGTCGCGCTCGTGGCCCTGCTCGCCCTCGCCTTCCGCGCCGGCGCCGTCCGGGGGCCGGCCGTCCCGGACCTGCCCTACCTCGACCACGTCGCGACGAGCCCGCTCGACCGGGCCGTCGTCCTGCGCCGGTGGTGGCGGCTGGCCCTCGTCGGCTGCCTCACCGGCGGCCTGCTCGCGGGCCTGGTCGCCGGGGCCGGACTCGCCATCGCCGCCGTCACCGGGCCCCTCGTCCTGCTCCCGGCGGTCGCCGTCGGCGGGGTCGCCGCCCTGCTGGTCGCCTGGGCCTGGCTCGAGGGGCAGGTGCGCGGACGCGACAACCGCGGGCACGGACGCCCGGGGTCCGGCACCCTGGCCCGCCCCGCGCGCTCGCTGCGCTCCCTGCCGCTCGCCTCGCTGCGGGCACAGGCCGCGCGGTCGGCAGGCGTCGGCGGTGGGGTGCTCGCCGGTGACCTGCGGGCCGTGCGCCTCGAGGTCGCCGCGCCCACGACCCGCGCCCGCGGGCGGCGCCTGCGCGCCGCCGGGCCGCGGGGGACCATGGTCCGCCGCGACGTCCTCGGGCTGCGCCGCTCCCCCGGGGCGCTGGTCACCGGCGTCGCGCTCACCGGCGTGGGTGCCTTCGCGGTCGTCCACGCGGCGACGCCCGGCGTGCCGAGCGTCGTCGCCCTCGCCGGCACCGTCCTGGCCTACCTCGGCGTCGGCCAGTGGGCGGAGGGGCTGCGGCTGCAGGGCGACAACTCCGGCACGGTGCCGCTCGTCGGGCTCGACCCGTCGACGGAGGCGCTGACCCACCTCGTCGTCCCCGGGGCAGCGTACGGGCTCGTCACGCTCGTGGTCGGTGGCGCGACCGTCGCCCTCGGCGGCGCCTCCGCGCTCGGGCTGCCGTGGGCGCTCGTGCTCGGGGCCGCCGTCCTCGGCGCCCAGCTGATGGCGGCCTTCCGGCCGCTGCCCGGGGGGGACGCCTCGCTCATCTCCCCCGGCGGTCGGCTGGGGACGATGCTGCTCGCGTACGCCGTCCCGCTCATCGCCGCCGCGGTCGTCGGCACCGGCGCGACGGCCATGCTCGGCTCGGCGTCGCTGCGCGGGCAGGCTCCCGTCGCGCTGCTGATCGGGTCGGCGCTCGTCGTCGCCTGGGGCCGGCACCGGGTGCGCGCGCTGACCGACGCGCACCGCGACTGAGCCTGCGTCCGAGAGGTCGGCGGCTGCTGCCGCCGACCTCTCGGACGCAACGCGGGTCGATGCCTCTCAGCCGGCGGGGGCGAAGAGCTCGAGCGGGATGCCGTCGGGGTCCTTGAAGGACAGGCCGGCGCCGTACGGCGCGACGACGACGCCGCCGTGCTCGATGCCCAGCTCGTCGAGGCGGCCGGCCCACTCGTCCAGCTCCGCGCGGTCGGCGACGGCGAAGCCGACGTGGTCGAGGCCGGGACGCGTCGCGTCGACCTCACCCTCCGCCGCCGAGACGTGCTGGTGCAGCCCGAAGAGCTGGCCGCCGTCGAGCAGCCAGACGGTGTGGTGGAAGGTGCCCGCCTGCTCGTCCTCGTCGAGGACGGGGTCGGAGCCGAAGAGGCGCGCGTACCACGGGACGGAGCGCTCGAGGTCGCGGACGGTGACGGCCACGTGGGCCAGTCCGGGGAAGGCCATGGGGTTCTCCTGATCGACGGCGGTGTCGGTGGTACCGACCCTGCCACCGCCGCGTCGGCGGCCGCACCCGCCGGACGGGCAGGAGGACGCGAAGACACCCCGCGTACCTGGAAGAGCTCGCCTACCCTTGCTGCATTCCTGCCCTGGGGGAGTTCGGTGAGGTACCACCACGCGGGGTGCCGACGACGAGCATAGGCGGTGCGACCGCCCGACCGGAAACCCGTGCGGCTCAGGCCCAGGCGGACCCGTCCGGGAAGCGGTAGGCGTCCAGCGACTCCTGCTTCATCCGGGCCGAGAAGCCCGGGGCGGTCGGGGCGACGTACCGGCCGTGCTCGATGACCGTCGGGTCCTCGAAGTGCTCGTGCAGGTGGTCGACGTACTCGATGACCCGGTCCTGGGTCTGCCCGCTGACGGCGACGAGGTCGACCATCGACAGGTGCTGGACCAGCTCGCACAGGCCGACGCCGCCGGCGTGCGGGCAGACGGGCACACCGAACCTCGCGGCCAGCAGGAGGATCGCGAGGTTCTCGTTGACTCCGCCGACGCGGGCGGCGTCGAGCTGGAGGACGTCGATCGCGCCGGCCTGCAGCAGCTGCTTGAACACGACCCGGTTCTGCACGTGCTCGCCCGTGGCCACCTTGATCGGGGCGACCTTGGCGCGGATGGCCGCGTGGCCGAGGACGTCGTCCGGGCTGGTCGGCTCCTCGATCCAGTAGGGGTCGTACGGCGCCAGCGCCTCCATCCACTGCACGGCCTCGTCGACGCCCCAGCGCTGGTTCGCGTCGACGGCGACCCGGATGTCCGGCCCGACGGCGGCGCGGGCGATGCCGAGACGGCGCACGTCGTCGGCGAGGTCGCCGCCGACCTTGAGCTTGATCTGGGCGAAGCCGTCGGCGACGGCCTGACGGCTGAGGCGCTCGACCTTGGCGTCGTCGTACCCGAGCCAGCCGGGCGAGGTCGTGTAGGCGGGGTAGCCGTCGCGCAGCAGCGCGGCGGTGCGCTCGGCGCGGCCCGGCTCGGCGCGACGCAGGATCTCCAGCGCCTGGTCGCGGTCGAGGGCGTCGGTGAGGTAGCGGAAGTCGACCTGGTCGACGAGCTGCTCGGGGGTGAGCGAGGCGACGTACTGCCACAGCGGCAGGCCGGCCCGGCGCGAGACGAGGTCCCAGGCCGCGTTGACGACGGCACCGATGGCCATGTGCATGACGCCCTTCTCGGGGCCGAGCCAGCGCAGCTGGCTGTCGCCGACCATCGAGTGCGAGAGGGCCGCGAGGTCGTCCGGGCCGTCGAGCGACCGGCCGACGACGTGCGCCTCCAGCGCCGCGAGGGCGGCGACTTCGACCTCGTTGCCGCGGCCGATCGTGAAGACGAAACCGTCGCCGCGGCTGCCGTCGTCGGCCTGCAGGACGACGTACGCCGCGGAGTAGTCCGGGTCGGGGTTCATGGCGTCGGAGCCGTCGAGCTCGCGCGACGTGGGGAACCGCACGTCGGTGGTCGTCATCGTCGTGATCGTCGTCATGAGGGGTCTCCGGTTCGTGCGGTCGGTCGGGGGTCGGTCGGGTCGGCGGCGGCCCAGAAGGCCGGGGGGACGGTGGCGCGGGCGCCCTCGACGAGGGCACGCACCTGGTCGGGATCCGCCGCGCCGGCCACGACGGCGGCGACGGACGGGTGGCGCGGGGGGAAGTGCAGGGCGGCGTGCGGCAGCCGGGTGCCGTGCGCGGCGGCCAGCGCGGCCAGCTCGTGGGCGCGGGCGACCAGCTGCGGGCCGGCCGGTCCGTAGTCGAAGTGCGCGTCGGCCGGCGGGGTGTCGGTGGCGAGGATCCCGGAGTTGTAGGGCGCCGCGGCCACGACGGCGACGCCGCGCTCGGCGCACGTCTCCAGCAGCGGCAGCCCACTGCGGTCGAGCAGGGTCCAGCGCCCGGCGAGCATGACCACGTCGACATCGCTCTCCCGGACGATCCGCTCCAGCGCCGGCCCCTGGTTCATCCCGGCGCCGACGGCACCGACGACCCCCTCGTCGCGCAGGGCGGCGAGCGCGGGCACGGCCTCGGCGACCGCCTGGTCGAGGTGGTCGTCGGGGTCGTGGACGTAGACGACGTCGACCCGGTCCAGGCCCATCCGCTCGAGGCTCTCCTCGAGCGAGCGGCGGACCCCGTCGGCGGAGTAGTCGCGCACCCGCGTGAGGTCGTCGGGCACCTCGAAGACGTGGGCCAGGTCCGAGCCGGTCGGGTGCGGGTTGGGCCGCAGCAGCCGGCCGACCTTGGTGCTGACGACGACCTCGTCGCGCGGGCGGCCGGCGAGCGCGGCGCCGAGCCGACGCTCGGCCAGGCCCAGCCCGTAGTGCGGCGCCGTGTCGAAGTGCCGCACGCCGAGATCCCACGCGGTGTCGAGCACGCCCCGGGCGGTGTCGTCGTCCACGGCCCGGTAGAGGTTGCCGAGCGGGGCGGTGCCGAGACCCAGCCGCGGCAGCGGCAGACCTCGGGGACCGACCGGGCGGCGCTCGTCGAGCAGGTCGGTCACGACGCCGGCTCCTCGGGCCGGGGGGTCAGACCGTAGAACGCGGTGGCGGTGCCGCCGAGGACGGCGGCCCGCTCGTCGGTCGACAGCCCGGCGACCAGCGCCCGGTTCGCGTCCACGACGTCGCCGTACGACGCCGCGAGCAGGCTGACGGGCCAGTCGGACCCGGCCATCACGCGGTCCGCGCCGAACGCGGCCAGGACGTGCTCGGCGTAGGGGCGCAGCATCCCGACGGTCCACCCGTCGCCGGCCTCGGTGACCATCCCGGAGAGCTTGACGTGGACCTGTTCGTGCGCGGCCAGGGCGCTCACGTGCGCGCGCCACGGGTCGAGGACCCCGTCCGCGATGGCGGGCTTGCCGAGGTGGTCGAGGACGAGCGGCAGCTCCGGCACGAGGGCGGCCAGCTCGACGGCGACCGGGAGCCGGTCGTGGGCCAGCAGGACGTCGTACGGGAGGCCGGTGGTGGCGAGCGCCCGCAGGCCGCGGACGACGTCGTCGCGCAGCAGCCAGCGAGGGTCGGGCTCGTCGGCGGCGAGGTGCCGCACGCCGACGAGCCGGTCGCCCCCGGGGAGCGCGCGCAGCCGCGCGACCTGGACGGGGACGTCGGGTGCGGTGAGGTCGACCCAGCCGACGACCCCGAGGACGAGCGGGTCCTGCGCGGCGACGGCGAGGAAGTCGTGCGTGTCCTGCGCCGAGTTGAGCACCTGCACGAGCACGGTGCCGTCGACGCCGGCCGCCCGGGCGAGCGGACGCAGGTCGCCCGTGTCGAAGGTGCGCCGGATCGCGGGCAGGCCCGCGAGCCACGCGTGCTCGCGCTGCTCGACGTCCCAGACGTGATGGTGCGCGTCGACCGTGAGGGTCCGGCCGGGGGCCGGGGTGGCGGTCATGGCGTGTGGAACACCTCCTCGAGGGGCGCCCACCACTGCCCCTGCTCGGCGGTGGCCACCGGCTCCTGGAGCGGGTCGGTGAGGGTCCACCACTCGCGGGTGCGCTCGTCCTGCGCCATCGCGGCGAGGTCGGCGGCCAGGTCGTCCCCGGTGTACTCGAAGTAGGCGAAGAGCAGGCCGTCGCGCAGGAAGATCGAGTAGTTGGAGATGTGACTGCGCCGGATCTGCTCGAGGACGTCCTCCCAGACGGCGTCGTGCAGCCGCCGGTACTCCTCCTCGGCGCCGTCCTTGAGCCGCACCACCTGGGCGACGCGGCGGGGGCCGGTCACGAGCGGGGGGCCGGCGGGCGCAGCCGCAGGCGGTCCATGCCGCCGTCGACGGCGAGCGTCGTCCCGGTGGTCGACCCGGCGAGCGGCGAGGCGAGGTAGCAGACGGCGTGCGCCACCTCGTCGGCCGAGACGAGCCGGCCGTGCGGCTGCCGGGCTTCGAGGGCGGCGCGCTCGGCCGCCGGGTCGGCCGCCGCGTCGAGCAGGCGCCCCACCCACGGGGTGTCGGCGGTGCCGGGGTTGACCGCGCAGACGCGGATGCCCTCGGGGAGCAGGTCGGCGGCCATGGCGAGGGTGAGCGACTGGACGGCGCCCTTGGTGGCGCCGTACAGCGCCCGCTGCGGCAGTCCCGCGGTGGCGGCGATCGAGCAGGTGTTGACGATCGCCGCGTGCGACGACTCCCGCAGGGCCGGGAGGGCGGCGCGGGTGACGCGGACCGGGCCGACGACGTTGACGTCGTAGACGCGGTGCCACTCCTCGTCGTCGTTGTCCTCGACCCCGCCGGCCGCACCGACCCCGGCGTTGTTGCACAGGACGTCGAGGCCGCCGAGCCGCTCGACCGCCTCGGCGACGGCGGCGCGGACGGCGGTGTCGTCGGTGACGTCGGCCGTCACGGCCACGAGGTCGGCGTCGTCCTGGACGGCGGTCACGTCGCGGTCGAGGACGGCGACGCGCGCGCCGCGCGCGAGCAGGGCGCGGGCGATGGCCAGGCCGATGCCGGAGGCGCCGCCGGTGACGAGGGCTCTGAGCCCGTCGAACTCGAGCGTGCTCACGCCTGCCCCACCTCCTGGCGCTGCGCGCCGAGCCCCTCGATCTCGAGCTCGACCACGTCGCCCTCCGTGAGGTAGGTGCCCTGGCCCATCCCGACGCCCGCGGGGGTGCCGGTGCTGATGACGTCGCCGGGGCGCAGCACCATGAACTGGCTGAGGTAGTGCACGAGGTGGTGGACGCCGAAGATCATGTCGGCGGTCGTGCCGTCCTGCTTGCTCTCGCCGTTGACCGAGAGGGTCAGCCGCAGCGCCTGCGGGTCGGCGACCTCGTCGGCGGTGACGAGCCAGGGGCCGAGCGGGTAGAACGTCTCGCAGTTCTTGCCCTTGTCCCACTGGCCGCCGCGCTCGATCTGGAACTCGCGCTCGGAGACGTCGTTGCTCGTGGCGTAGCCGGCGATGTGCGCGGCCGCGTCGTCGGGGCTCTCGAGGTAACGGGCGGTCGCGCCGATGACGACGGCGAGCTCGACCTCCCAGTCGGTCTTGGTCGAGCGGCGCGGGACGAGGACGGTGTCGTGCGGACCGACGACGGTGTCGGCGGCCTTCATGAAGACGATCGGCTCGGCCGGTGCCTGCGCGCCGGTCTCGGCGGCGTGGTCGCGGTAGTTGAGGCCGATGCAGATGATCTTGCCGATGCCGGCCACGGGCGGGCCGAAGCGGCCCGGCTCCAGCACGGGCAGGTCACCGGCCAGGGCCTCGCGCACCGCGTCGAGGGCGGCGGGGCCACCCCCGAGCAGGACGCCGTCGACGTCGCCGACGACGCCGCTCAGGTCGCGCCAGGTGCCGTCGTCGTGCAGGGCGGCCGGGCGCTCCGCGCCGGGGTCGCCGATCCGGGCCAGCTTCATGGGTGGTGCTCCTCGTGCTCTCGGGGGTGTCGCCGGGGGTCGTACGGGGTCGTACGGGGTCGTACGGGGGTCGTGCCGGTCA includes these proteins:
- a CDS encoding fumarylacetoacetate hydrolase family protein, with protein sequence MKLARIGDPGAERPAALHDDGTWRDLSGVVGDVDGVLLGGGPAALDAVREALAGDLPVLEPGRFGPPVAGIGKIICIGLNYRDHAAETGAQAPAEPIVFMKAADTVVGPHDTVLVPRRSTKTDWEVELAVVIGATARYLESPDDAAAHIAGYATSNDVSEREFQIERGGQWDKGKNCETFYPLGPWLVTADEVADPQALRLTLSVNGESKQDGTTADMIFGVHHLVHYLSQFMVLRPGDVISTGTPAGVGMGQGTYLTEGDVVELEIEGLGAQRQEVGQA
- a CDS encoding L-rhamnose mutarotase, which codes for MTGPRRVAQVVRLKDGAEEEYRRLHDAVWEDVLEQIRRSHISNYSIFLRDGLLFAYFEYTGDDLAADLAAMAQDERTREWWTLTDPLQEPVATAEQGQWWAPLEEVFHTP
- a CDS encoding amidohydrolase family protein encodes the protein MTATPAPGRTLTVDAHHHVWDVEQREHAWLAGLPAIRRTFDTGDLRPLARAAGVDGTVLVQVLNSAQDTHDFLAVAAQDPLVLGVVGWVDLTAPDVPVQVARLRALPGGDRLVGVRHLAADEPDPRWLLRDDVVRGLRALATTGLPYDVLLAHDRLPVAVELAALVPELPLVLDHLGKPAIADGVLDPWRAHVSALAAHEQVHVKLSGMVTEAGDGWTVGMLRPYAEHVLAAFGADRVMAGSDWPVSLLAASYGDVVDANRALVAGLSTDERAAVLGGTATAFYGLTPRPEEPAS
- a CDS encoding SDR family NAD(P)-dependent oxidoreductase; translated protein: MSTLEFDGLRALVTGGASGIGLAIARALLARGARVAVLDRDVTAVQDDADLVAVTADVTDDTAVRAAVAEAVERLGGLDVLCNNAGVGAAGGVEDNDDEEWHRVYDVNVVGPVRVTRAALPALRESSHAAIVNTCSIAATAGLPQRALYGATKGAVQSLTLAMAADLLPEGIRVCAVNPGTADTPWVGRLLDAAADPAAERAALEARQPHGRLVSADEVAHAVCYLASPLAGSTTGTTLAVDGGMDRLRLRPPAPRS
- a CDS encoding nuclear transport factor 2 family protein codes for the protein MTLPTDADAPLLHYADALDRQDWPGLRALLDDGFRAEFVHDGRTLDADAFVAFQADYPGDWRVTVADHVRAGDRAVVRCVVTDGRETYGVATFARVGVDGRILEVVEVWTDAARPAGS
- a CDS encoding aldo/keto reductase, coding for MTDLLDERRPVGPRGLPLPRLGLGTAPLGNLYRAVDDDTARGVLDTAWDLGVRHFDTAPHYGLGLAERRLGAALAGRPRDEVVVSTKVGRLLRPNPHPTGSDLAHVFEVPDDLTRVRDYSADGVRRSLEESLERMGLDRVDVVYVHDPDDHLDQAVAEAVPALAALRDEGVVGAVGAGMNQGPALERIVRESDVDVVMLAGRWTLLDRSGLPLLETCAERGVAVVAAAPYNSGILATDTPPADAHFDYGPAGPQLVARAHELAALAAAHGTRLPHAALHFPPRHPSVAAVVAGAADPDQVRALVEGARATVPPAFWAAADPTDPRPTARTGDPS
- a CDS encoding ABC transporter ATP-binding protein; this encodes MPRSRAKAAARPKAAPEALLLASAAGKSVDGAHLVRPTTVSVAAGRCTVLRGENGSGKTTLLRLLAGTTAPSTGTVTLEGRTVDERDPVCRAAIAALLGAPTSYRDLTLVDHLVLVDATWGRGDGAQERAEAMLATLEIGHLEDRFPHELSSGQQQLFHLALTLVRPARVLLLDEPEQRLDTHKRDLLGRLLGQRKAEGTALVIASHDPQLIEAVADDVVDVVPA
- a CDS encoding enolase C-terminal domain-like protein — protein: MTTITTMTTTDVRFPTSRELDGSDAMNPDPDYSAAYVVLQADDGSRGDGFVFTIGRGNEVEVAALAALEAHVVGRSLDGPDDLAALSHSMVGDSQLRWLGPEKGVMHMAIGAVVNAAWDLVSRRAGLPLWQYVASLTPEQLVDQVDFRYLTDALDRDQALEILRRAEPGRAERTAALLRDGYPAYTTSPGWLGYDDAKVERLSRQAVADGFAQIKLKVGGDLADDVRRLGIARAAVGPDIRVAVDANQRWGVDEAVQWMEALAPYDPYWIEEPTSPDDVLGHAAIRAKVAPIKVATGEHVQNRVVFKQLLQAGAIDVLQLDAARVGGVNENLAILLLAARFGVPVCPHAGGVGLCELVQHLSMVDLVAVSGQTQDRVIEYVDHLHEHFEDPTVIEHGRYVAPTAPGFSARMKQESLDAYRFPDGSAWA
- a CDS encoding VOC family protein yields the protein MAFPGLAHVAVTVRDLERSVPWYARLFGSDPVLDEDEQAGTFHHTVWLLDGGQLFGLHQHVSAAEGEVDATRPGLDHVGFAVADRAELDEWAGRLDELGIEHGGVVVAPYGAGLSFKDPDGIPLELFAPAG